A section of the Rhizophagus irregularis chromosome 16, complete sequence genome encodes:
- a CDS encoding uncharacterized protein (SECRETED:cutsite_LQS-ES; SECRETED:prob_0.2790); SECRETED:SignalP(1-24): MCYLILYTIVFQNLTIVLLSKLQSESIANCKPNETTDSDERVAIRSPVRSPDNNNDDIDFQYDYKDDLSFQDINDDDNAYGSINPQNFNDEMIFSQDNVNSSDTEEEEESDNEYNYEEEEEEEDNNENNDEEEEEEGNNDDNNNQVEEERNNDEEERNNDEKERNNEEEEIDQIVEALDEDKIPFCNGEFAPYFNNYTTTALFCWLQKHNVSTKAYEDLVDIIYNSQFESTHVHMYFGPGINSEEKSEFWHGNLWGESPLFGQHKILISEVLYRSGDFVYYHDDNGQKKLGRLRSILKNDDGYYQLRIQKILEYRNLPRNLKGLPRQRRSITGEVWLQDEPFLIIMTSQILEKVTILMMFQHQNIPDEMKELEKGKVMTVQGQDAWIIAGLGVVTADLPQGNDLTGVLRHNANKGCRTCKTTKELLSAHNQDIVTTLRYHHITDEEILKISHETIMSRRDQLCTEYGLRSLPSILDKLKRERHLQTPQYVYHATAGKIGQLLKLTCELFSREGEDNFIEIWKNFEIPKRWSRLPNPITHYNSFMMSDLLRLAMIMPFLLNQFLKESSIKRNETAMVQQRIDAFRVSSVPKIIISCWIHVAKTMKAVFNKKFTSDSYEELQQCLEEEFSILPKV; the protein is encoded by the exons ATGTGCTACTTGATTTTGTATACGATTGTGTTCCAAAACTTGACGATTGTGTTACTTTCAAAACTCCAATCAGAATCTATAGCAAattg CAAACCTAATGAGACAACAGATTCTGACGAGAGAGTTGCAATTCGTTCGCCTGTACGTTCACctgataataataacgatGACATAGACTTTCAGTATGATTATAAAGATGATTTAAGTTTTCAAGACATTAATGATGACGATAATGCATATGGATCAATTAATCCTCAAAACTTCAATGATGAGATGATATTTTCGCAAGATAATGTCAATTCATCTGATActgaagaggaagaagaaagtgataacgaatacaattatgaagaggaggaagaggaggaagataataatgaaaacaatgacgaagaggaggaggaggaaggtaacaatgatgataataataatcaagtggaagaggaacgtaataatgatgaagaggaacgtaataacGATGAAAAGGAACGTAATAATGAAGAGGAAGAAATAGATCAAATTGTTGAAGCGTTAGATGAAGACAAGATACCGTTCTGCAATGGTGAGTTTGCACCgtactttaataattatacaactaCGGCATTATTTTGCTGGCTTCAGAAGCATAATGTTTCTACGAAAGCATATGAAGATCTTGTCGATATCATTTACAATTCTCAATTTGAATCTACCCATGTG CATATGTATTTTGGACCTGGCATTAATTCTGaagaaaaatcagaattttggcATGGAAATTTATGGGGGGAATCCCCACTTTTTGGACaacacaaaatattaatatcagaag tattgtACCGATCTGGTGATTTTGTTTACTATCATGATGATAATGGTCAAAAAAAACTTGGAAGATtaagatcaattttaaaaaatgatgatggatattatcagttacgaattcaaaaaattttggaatatagAAATTTACCCAGAAATTTAAAAGGGTTACCAAGACAACGTCGTTCTATTACCGGTGAAGTATGGTTACAAGACgaaccatttttaattataatgacttctcaaattttagaaaaagtaactatattgatgatgtttcaacatcaaaatattcctgATG AAATGAAGGAATTAGAGAAAGGAAAGGTGATGACTGTCCAAGGACAAGATGCATGGATAATTGCTGGTTTAGGCGTTGTTACGGCAGATTTACCTCAAGGTAACGATTTGACAGGAGTATTAag acatAATGCAAATAAGGGTTGTCGTACTTGTAAAACTACTAAAGAATTATTGAGTGCTCACAATCAGGATATCGTAACAACATTACGTTATCATCATATTACAGACgaagaaatcttaaaaatttctcatgaGACTATAATGTCAAGAAGAGATCAACTTTGTACGGAATATGGTTTACGATCATTACCtagtattttagataaattaaaaagggaAAGACATTTACAGACGCCGCAGTATGTTTATCATGCGACTGCAGGAAAGATTGGGCAGCTACTAAAATTAActtgtgaattattttcacgagaaggagaagataattttatcgaaatttggaaaaattttgaaatcccAAAAAGATGGTCTCGCTTACCAAATCCGATTACTCACTACAATAGTTTTATGATGTCGGATTTACTTAGATTAGCTATGATTATGCCATTTTTGTTAAAccagtttttaaaagaatcaagTATCAAACGTAATGAAACAGCCATGGTTCAACAAAGAATTGATGCATTTCGAGTTAGTTCagttccaaaaattattatatcttgttGGATACATGTTGCAAAAACTATGAAAGCAGtttttaacaagaaatttacATCAGATAGCTATGAGGAATTGCAACAATGTCTTGAAGAAGAGTTTTCAATCCTTCCAAAGGTATAG